One genomic segment of Desulfobacterales bacterium includes these proteins:
- a CDS encoding ATPase, T2SS/T4P/T4SS family, translated as MTDPMVSARTPERPKIKNPEFLGRLKTQGILPEDFIQDLLTEFDGNALDVLMTLIQTGYGSKQELCQIWCNSIGIAHVDLEKTLFQPNVVRRLPEWFAREYYAIPVYQMGETITVATAAPQSKKVAREIERRIGGPVNLVFALPQDIEWAIEQEYQTNAFLQDFLNKISAARALAASQRITLSELKKIAGEESINQLHVAIILVGIMEGASEILIEPGTDGAQVYFVQDQSFKEKFLIDPPVHRSLAANLKKLAKLADKESADPQYSRILFPTPGKKYDIQFLSLPTDSGEKYFLKLMDRTPLSRLPDLPDLYMSKKLQQFIARQLDKASGIFLIATPKPADAAPIAYAMLSRFASGKGKYLSIEDDIRYLMKGVEQYQINPEAGGTRRALLESCLNQHPRMIYIQNMDDPELTDLLLGLDPSEQFVIAGMPADDTFQALSRAMELGLDSLVTGVVAKQPAARLCDHCKEKHLLPEDAVQEMFIADKNAEVPAWKESGCVYCRHSGFQGSIGIYEFLSVTSALKELATAHAAKSEMHQKAREYNYENMAYDGLKKVLRGLISLKELERRLPRQADGGSARS; from the coding sequence ATGACTGACCCCATGGTCTCTGCCCGCACCCCGGAACGGCCCAAAATTAAAAACCCTGAATTCCTCGGCCGGCTTAAAACCCAGGGAATTTTGCCGGAGGATTTCATTCAGGATCTTTTGACCGAATTTGACGGCAACGCCTTAGATGTCCTGATGACTCTTATCCAGACCGGATACGGGTCCAAACAGGAGCTCTGTCAGATATGGTGCAACTCCATCGGTATTGCCCACGTGGACCTTGAAAAAACCCTTTTCCAGCCGAATGTGGTCCGGCGCCTTCCGGAATGGTTCGCCCGGGAATATTACGCCATCCCGGTTTATCAAATGGGGGAGACCATCACTGTGGCCACCGCCGCCCCGCAAAGCAAAAAAGTGGCAAGGGAGATTGAGCGCCGCATCGGCGGGCCGGTGAACCTGGTTTTCGCCCTGCCCCAGGATATTGAATGGGCCATTGAGCAGGAGTATCAGACCAATGCCTTTCTCCAGGATTTTTTAAACAAAATTTCCGCCGCCAGGGCACTGGCCGCATCCCAGCGGATTACCCTTTCAGAACTCAAAAAAATCGCCGGTGAGGAATCCATCAACCAGCTGCACGTGGCCATTATCCTGGTGGGTATTATGGAGGGCGCCAGCGAAATACTGATTGAACCCGGAACTGATGGTGCCCAGGTCTATTTTGTGCAGGACCAGAGCTTTAAAGAAAAATTTCTGATTGATCCGCCGGTACACCGAAGCCTTGCCGCCAATTTAAAAAAACTGGCCAAATTAGCAGACAAAGAATCAGCGGACCCGCAATACAGCCGCATCCTTTTCCCCACGCCCGGCAAAAAATACGATATCCAATTTTTAAGCCTGCCCACGGACAGCGGGGAAAAGTATTTCCTGAAACTCATGGATCGTACGCCCCTTTCCAGGCTTCCGGATCTGCCGGATCTGTATATGTCCAAAAAGCTCCAGCAGTTTATCGCCCGGCAGCTGGATAAGGCGAGCGGTATTTTCCTGATTGCGACCCCAAAGCCTGCTGATGCCGCCCCTATTGCCTATGCCATGCTCTCAAGATTTGCCTCGGGCAAAGGCAAATATTTAAGCATTGAAGATGATATCCGGTATCTGATGAAAGGCGTGGAGCAATACCAGATCAACCCGGAAGCCGGGGGGACGCGCCGGGCGCTGCTCGAATCCTGCCTGAATCAGCATCCCAGGATGATATACATCCAAAACATGGATGATCCGGAGCTGACAGATCTGCTGCTGGGGCTTGACCCGTCTGAGCAGTTTGTTATTGCCGGCATGCCGGCGGATGATACTTTTCAGGCCTTATCCCGGGCAATGGAATTGGGCCTTGACAGCCTGGTGACGGGGGTTGTGGCAAAGCAGCCGGCAGCCAGACTTTGCGATCACTGCAAGGAAAAACACCTGCTGCCTGAAGATGCGGTTCAGGAGATGTTTATTGCCGACAAAAACGCCGAAGTCCCGGCCTGGAAGGAATCCGGATGCGTCTATTGCCGGCATAGCGGATTTCAAGGCTCCATTGGCATCTATGAGTTTCTTTCAGTCACTTCCGCATTAAAAGAACTGGCCACCGCCCATGCGGCCAAATCGGAAATGCACCAAAAAGCCAGGGAATATAATTATGAAAATATGGCCTATGACGGGCTTAAAAAAGTGCTGCGGGGCCTGATTTCGCTCAAAGAACTGGAGCGGCGGCTGCCCCGGCAGGCAGACGGTGGATCGGCCCGCTCATGA
- the htpG gene encoding molecular chaperone HtpG, translating to MTHNKETYEFKTEVKQFMNLVINSLYSTKEIFLRELISNASDALDRLSFRSQTDTDILGDDSQFKIKIIPDKENKTLTVSDNGIGMTYDEMVENLGTIARSGTAAFLEAIEKSKKEDTLAPELIGQFGVGFYSSFIVADTVTVISRSVDSETGVKWESSGDGAFTIEATDKPTRGTDVILKLKDLDADDPDFTQEWTIRQTVKRHSDFVRYPIVMDVEREVSEDDAESKDQQVLDKDGKPIEGEKKTEIVEETLNSMKAIWARDKKEISEEEYTDFYSHISHDWNPPLTHLHLKMEGVTEYSALLFIPSQAPFDLFSPDRQHGVQLYCRRVFIMDDCKEILPEYLRFIKGVVDAPDLNLNISREILQQDALVRNIRKNLAKKILDKLAHMEAEEYEKFYNEFGVVLKEGIHTDFENRDKIIEHTRFKTSKSEGKWVALKDYVANMKPDQEFIYYLTGDDLTTLLNSPHLEALKEKGYEVLLMTDPVDEFVLQAMPEYDGKQLKSAEKGDLGLDQVDEETKTKYEGLFEKIKSYLEDEIKDVKPSSHLKESVACLSGDTYDLSAYMEKLLKASGQSVPKTKRILELNPNHPLLEKIQALHENNADDETLKDYSRLLLDLAVVSEGGKVENPARFSKMVGELMAKGIAA from the coding sequence ATGACACACAACAAAGAAACCTATGAATTTAAAACAGAAGTCAAGCAGTTTATGAATCTGGTGATCAATTCCCTGTATTCCACCAAGGAAATTTTCCTGCGGGAATTGATCTCAAATGCCTCGGATGCCCTTGACCGGTTAAGCTTCCGTTCCCAGACCGACACCGACATTCTGGGCGATGACAGCCAGTTTAAAATTAAAATCATCCCGGACAAAGAAAACAAGACCCTGACCGTCTCAGACAACGGGATCGGCATGACCTATGATGAAATGGTGGAAAACCTGGGCACCATCGCCCGAAGCGGCACAGCGGCATTTTTGGAGGCCATTGAAAAATCCAAAAAAGAGGACACCCTGGCCCCGGAACTGATCGGGCAGTTCGGCGTGGGCTTTTACAGTTCATTTATCGTGGCCGACACGGTCACCGTGATCAGCCGGTCCGTAGATTCCGAGACCGGGGTCAAGTGGGAATCCTCAGGGGACGGCGCATTTACCATCGAAGCGACTGATAAGCCGACCCGGGGCACGGATGTGATCCTAAAGCTGAAGGACCTGGATGCGGATGATCCGGATTTCACACAAGAATGGACGATCCGCCAGACGGTGAAGCGGCATTCTGATTTTGTCCGCTACCCCATTGTCATGGATGTGGAGCGCGAGGTATCGGAAGATGATGCCGAATCCAAAGATCAGCAGGTGCTCGATAAGGACGGCAAACCGATTGAAGGGGAAAAGAAAACGGAAATCGTGGAAGAAACCCTGAACTCCATGAAGGCCATCTGGGCAAGGGATAAAAAGGAGATCTCAGAGGAGGAATACACGGATTTCTACTCCCATATCAGCCATGACTGGAACCCGCCCCTCACGCACCTGCATCTCAAGATGGAGGGGGTGACCGAATACAGCGCGCTGCTTTTCATCCCGTCCCAGGCCCCGTTTGACCTTTTTTCTCCGGACCGGCAGCACGGGGTTCAGCTCTATTGCCGCCGGGTATTTATCATGGATGACTGCAAGGAAATCCTGCCCGAGTACCTGCGGTTCATTAAAGGCGTGGTGGATGCGCCGGATCTTAATTTAAATATCAGCCGGGAAATCCTTCAGCAGGACGCCCTGGTCCGAAATATCCGCAAAAACTTAGCCAAAAAGATCCTGGACAAACTGGCCCATATGGAGGCCGAAGAGTATGAAAAGTTCTATAATGAATTCGGCGTGGTGCTTAAAGAAGGTATTCATACGGATTTTGAAAACCGGGATAAAATCATTGAACATACCCGGTTTAAAACCTCGAAATCAGAGGGCAAATGGGTCGCTTTAAAAGATTATGTCGCAAACATGAAACCGGATCAGGAATTCATCTATTACCTCACCGGCGACGACCTCACCACCCTCTTGAACAGCCCCCATCTGGAGGCATTAAAGGAGAAAGGCTATGAAGTGCTTTTGATGACCGATCCGGTGGATGAGTTTGTGCTCCAGGCCATGCCGGAATATGACGGCAAACAGCTCAAAAGCGCGGAAAAAGGGGACCTGGGGCTTGATCAGGTGGACGAGGAGACCAAAACCAAGTATGAGGGCCTGTTTGAAAAAATCAAATCCTACCTGGAAGATGAAATCAAGGATGTCAAGCCTTCCTCACATTTAAAGGAATCCGTGGCCTGCCTGTCCGGGGATACTTATGACTTGAGCGCCTACATGGAAAAATTGCTTAAAGCCTCCGGCCAGTCCGTGCCCAAGACCAAGCGGATTCTTGAGTTAAACCCCAATCATCCGCTGCTTGAAAAAATCCAGGCCCTGCATGAGAACAATGCGGATGACGAAACCCTGAAGGATTACAGCCGGCTGCTGCTGGATCTGGCGGTGGTGAGCGAAGGCGGGAAAGTCGAAAACCCCGCCCGGTTCAGCAAGATGGTGGGTGAGCTGATGGCCAAGGGGATTGCGGCTTAA
- a CDS encoding rhomboid family intramembrane serine protease, whose protein sequence is MIQLFANLSSEQANICSLVLASAGIAHRVRKDPYGWAVWVKAESYEAAHQAMQDYFYENRQPAAHDPPESRPRYDNRFVEALFAAVFLMVWHLAFDVADAHKMVIQKFGANAANILDGEIYRAVTALMIHSDAAHLAGNMVGIVVFGTAVAAETGWGLGWLMILVSGISGNFLNAMLYESGHLSVGASTSVFGALGILAGYQGIRRFRARRNRLAGLVPLACGLALLGFVGSGENVDIMAHLMGFTTGIAMGAGYVFLFRMPPNKYVQAGSLGLVLTIIFLAWGIGAGA, encoded by the coding sequence ATGATACAGCTGTTTGCCAATTTGTCATCCGAGCAGGCCAATATCTGCAGCCTGGTGCTCGCTTCAGCCGGTATTGCCCACCGGGTCAGAAAAGATCCATACGGGTGGGCGGTCTGGGTGAAAGCCGAGTCGTATGAGGCCGCCCATCAGGCCATGCAGGATTATTTTTACGAAAACCGCCAGCCCGCCGCCCACGACCCGCCGGAAAGCCGGCCGAGGTATGACAACCGGTTTGTTGAGGCTCTTTTTGCCGCGGTTTTTTTGATGGTATGGCATCTGGCCTTTGATGTCGCCGATGCCCATAAAATGGTAATTCAAAAATTCGGGGCAAATGCGGCCAATATATTGGACGGAGAGATCTACCGGGCGGTCACGGCCTTGATGATCCATTCGGATGCCGCGCACCTGGCCGGCAACATGGTGGGGATCGTGGTATTCGGCACAGCCGTGGCCGCAGAAACCGGCTGGGGGCTTGGGTGGCTGATGATTTTGGTTTCCGGGATTTCCGGGAACTTCTTAAACGCCATGCTCTATGAATCCGGGCACCTTTCGGTGGGCGCATCCACATCGGTCTTCGGGGCGCTTGGTATTCTTGCCGGATACCAGGGGATACGCAGATTCCGGGCCCGGCGAAACCGGCTTGCCGGGCTGGTGCCGCTGGCATGCGGGCTGGCGCTTTTGGGCTTTGTGGGTTCCGGGGAAAACGTGGATATCATGGCCCATCTGATGGGGTTTACGACCGGCATCGCAATGGGTGCCGGCTATGTGTTTTTGTTCCGGATGCCGCCCAATAAGTATGTTCAGGCCGGCTCCCTGGGTCTGGTGCTGACGATTATTTTTCTGGCATGGGGGATAGGGGCTGGTGCATAA
- a CDS encoding ACT domain-containing protein yields MESEKELVFITVIGKDRKGVVATVSSYLYQKAVNIVDINQRIMTDGYFVMSMMVDVADMPIPMEEMGRDLEAIGQDLAMQIQVQHENLFKMMHRI; encoded by the coding sequence ATGGAATCCGAAAAAGAACTGGTTTTTATAACCGTGATCGGCAAGGACCGCAAAGGCGTGGTAGCCACCGTATCATCCTATTTATATCAAAAAGCGGTAAACATTGTGGACATTAACCAGCGGATCATGACGGACGGCTATTTTGTCATGTCCATGATGGTGGATGTAGCGGATATGCCGATTCCCATGGAGGAGATGGGCCGGGATCTGGAAGCCATCGGACAGGATCTGGCCATGCAGATTCAGGTTCAGCACGAAAACCTTTTCAAAATGATGCACCGGATATGA
- a CDS encoding ATP-binding protein — translation MNILVADADPKIRDMLSHFFQKKGHRMTEVADGKDALNTIVRQNIQIALLDWELPVLNGIEVCRRLREKEDQPYVFIVLLTTGMEQADLLESFDAGVDEYLEKPINLLELNARLKVGQRIINLEKTLRKNQEELAEINQIKNKFIGIVAHDLRNPLISIRGFSELLLKNAGNLNEEQNEFLSIIHSTSRNMLAMINDLLDISRIESGRLDIVHKPGSLKDLAMERIRLHAVQADQKHIQMTPQLNEIENISFDPHRISQAIDNLISNAVKFSPTGTCVHIDLYQTNSHAVFSVQDQGPGIPREEQNMLFSEFHRLSVRPTAGETSTGLGLAITKKIMEAHGGRIEFESREGEGSTFSLLLPTDALAGHP, via the coding sequence ATGAATATTCTTGTTGCGGACGCGGACCCCAAAATCCGCGACATGCTGAGCCATTTCTTCCAAAAAAAGGGGCATCGGATGACCGAAGTGGCGGACGGCAAAGATGCCTTAAATACCATTGTCCGCCAGAATATCCAGATCGCCCTTCTCGACTGGGAGCTGCCGGTTTTAAACGGCATTGAGGTCTGCCGGCGGCTGCGGGAAAAAGAGGATCAGCCCTATGTATTCATTGTGCTTTTAACCACCGGCATGGAACAGGCGGATCTTTTAGAAAGCTTTGACGCGGGGGTGGATGAGTATCTGGAAAAACCGATCAACCTCCTGGAGTTAAACGCCCGGCTCAAAGTGGGCCAGCGCATCATCAACCTGGAGAAAACGCTTCGCAAAAACCAGGAGGAACTGGCGGAAATCAATCAGATCAAAAACAAATTCATCGGTATTGTGGCCCATGATTTAAGGAACCCGCTGATATCCATCCGGGGGTTTTCCGAGCTGCTGCTCAAAAACGCCGGCAATTTAAACGAGGAACAAAACGAATTTTTATCCATCATTCACTCCACCAGCCGAAACATGCTGGCCATGATCAATGACCTTTTAGATATCTCCCGGATTGAAAGCGGCCGATTGGATATTGTGCACAAACCCGGCTCATTAAAAGACCTGGCCATGGAGCGCATCCGGCTCCATGCGGTGCAGGCCGATCAGAAACATATTCAGATGACCCCCCAATTAAATGAAATCGAGAACATCTCCTTTGATCCCCATCGGATCAGCCAGGCCATTGACAACCTGATCAGCAATGCCGTGAAATTCTCGCCCACCGGCACCTGCGTACACATTGATTTATACCAGACCAACAGCCACGCCGTATTCAGCGTTCAGGACCAGGGGCCGGGCATCCCGCGCGAGGAGCAAAATATGCTGTTCAGTGAATTCCATCGGCTGAGTGTCCGCCCCACCGCCGGTGAGACCAGTACGGGGCTGGGACTTGCAATCACCAAAAAAATCATGGAGGCGCACGGGGGGCGGATCGAGTTTGAAAGCAGGGAGGGCGAAGGCTCAACCTTCAGCCTGCTGCTGCCAACCGACGCACTGGCGGGCCACCCTTGA
- a CDS encoding 4Fe-4S dicluster domain-containing protein produces the protein MGKPKLKEHRIEREWCKGCGICVHFCPKSVLELDDEQKVHAAQPDACICCRLCEYRCPDLAIEVICEE, from the coding sequence ATGGGCAAACCAAAACTCAAAGAACACCGCATAGAGCGGGAATGGTGCAAAGGCTGCGGCATATGCGTGCATTTCTGCCCGAAAAGCGTACTCGAGCTGGATGATGAACAAAAGGTCCATGCAGCCCAACCCGATGCCTGCATCTGCTGCCGGCTTTGCGAATACCGGTGTCCGGATCTGGCAATTGAAGTGATCTGCGAGGAATAA
- a CDS encoding 2-oxoacid:acceptor oxidoreductase subunit alpha translates to MTQSLKFVQGNVACAEAALYSGLDFFAGYPITPSSEIMEFMANRLPRIGGKFLQMEDEIASICAIIGASLTGHKVMTATSGPGFSLMQEALGYAIMTEIPCVIVNVQRGGPSTGLPTHVSQGDVNQARYGTHGEHAIIALTASTNQDIFTMTVNAFNFAETYRTPVILLLDETTGHLRERLEVPDEGDIPTVGRLKTEVSQGVDYHPYLPREDGRLPMSDFGGVHRYNVTGLFHDMWGFPTENPKIVYGLIRHLVDKIDHYADHMTRWKEFYLDDAPTVLISYGAAARSALHLVENRRKRGENLGLLELQTLWPFPHALVREKCRNAQSVVVVEMNMGQILQQVKLAVHQPDRVFLANRIDGELITPTDIQNIIHVIHGKGV, encoded by the coding sequence ATGACCCAATCGCTGAAATTCGTGCAAGGCAACGTGGCATGCGCCGAAGCCGCACTTTACTCGGGGCTTGACTTTTTCGCCGGCTATCCGATTACCCCGTCATCGGAAATCATGGAGTTCATGGCCAATCGGCTTCCCCGGATAGGCGGCAAATTCCTGCAGATGGAGGATGAAATCGCCTCGATCTGCGCCATTATCGGCGCCTCGTTGACCGGGCACAAGGTGATGACCGCCACCAGCGGCCCCGGTTTCTCCCTCATGCAGGAGGCGCTGGGCTATGCCATTATGACGGAAATCCCCTGTGTTATCGTCAATGTCCAGCGCGGCGGCCCGTCCACGGGTCTCCCCACGCATGTGAGCCAGGGCGATGTCAATCAGGCCCGCTACGGCACCCACGGGGAACATGCTATCATCGCGCTTACCGCCTCCACGAACCAGGATATCTTTACCATGACCGTCAATGCCTTCAATTTTGCGGAAACCTACCGCACCCCGGTGATCCTGCTGCTCGATGAGACCACCGGCCATCTGCGGGAACGCCTGGAGGTGCCGGATGAAGGCGATATCCCCACAGTGGGGCGGCTTAAGACCGAGGTCTCCCAGGGCGTGGACTATCATCCCTATCTCCCCCGGGAGGACGGGCGCCTTCCCATGTCGGATTTCGGCGGCGTGCACCGCTACAATGTGACCGGGCTTTTTCACGATATGTGGGGATTCCCCACGGAAAATCCCAAAATCGTTTATGGCCTGATCCGGCACCTGGTGGATAAAATCGATCATTATGCGGATCACATGACCCGGTGGAAGGAATTCTATCTGGATGATGCGCCCACAGTACTGATCTCTTACGGCGCGGCGGCCCGCTCCGCCCTTCACCTGGTGGAAAACCGGCGCAAGCGGGGGGAGAACCTGGGCCTTCTCGAGCTTCAGACCCTATGGCCGTTTCCCCATGCCCTGGTACGCGAAAAATGCCGCAATGCCCAGTCCGTTGTGGTGGTTGAGATGAATATGGGCCAGATTCTCCAGCAGGTCAAACTGGCGGTTCATCAGCCGGACCGGGTGTTTCTCGCCAATCGAATAGACGGCGAGCTGATTACGCCCACCGATATCCAGAACATCATCCACGTCATCCACGGAAAGGGGGTCTGA
- a CDS encoding 2-oxoacid:ferredoxin oxidoreductase subunit beta, which yields MAVRDYLRERFFPHMWCPGCGHGIVLNALLRAVEKLGIDKSDIVMVSGIGCSARISGYVDFHTMHTLHGRALAFATGIKMSRPELTVLVPMGDGDALAIGGNHFLHAARRNINMTAIIMNNRIYGMTGGQFSPLTGCGMFGTTAPYGNVDHDFDLVELSKAAGATFVARSTAYHVKELSGFIEKAISHKGFSVVEVMSQCPTNFGRRNKLGTAVNMLETYKKQTAALDSKAAADSPDKIRRGIFAQTERPEYTSEYEKMIHMASGKS from the coding sequence ATGGCCGTGCGCGATTATCTGCGGGAGCGATTTTTCCCCCATATGTGGTGTCCGGGCTGCGGGCACGGCATTGTTTTAAATGCCCTGCTCAGGGCCGTGGAAAAGCTTGGCATTGATAAAAGCGATATCGTCATGGTCTCAGGTATCGGCTGCTCGGCACGAATTTCCGGGTATGTGGATTTTCATACCATGCACACTTTGCATGGCCGCGCGCTGGCGTTTGCCACGGGTATCAAGATGAGCCGGCCGGAGCTTACCGTGCTTGTACCCATGGGCGACGGGGATGCCCTCGCCATTGGCGGCAATCACTTTCTGCATGCGGCCCGGCGAAATATTAACATGACCGCCATCATCATGAACAACCGCATATACGGCATGACCGGCGGCCAGTTCTCACCGCTGACCGGCTGCGGGATGTTCGGCACCACCGCCCCCTATGGAAACGTGGACCATGATTTTGACCTGGTGGAGCTCTCGAAGGCCGCGGGCGCCACATTCGTGGCCCGCTCCACCGCCTATCATGTAAAGGAGCTTTCCGGCTTTATCGAAAAAGCGATTTCCCACAAAGGCTTTTCCGTGGTCGAAGTCATGAGCCAGTGCCCCACGAACTTCGGCCGAAGAAACAAGCTCGGAACAGCGGTCAATATGCTGGAGACCTATAAGAAGCAGACCGCGGCGCTGGATTCCAAAGCAGCGGCGGACTCGCCGGATAAAATCAGGCGGGGCATTTTTGCCCAAACCGAGCGGCCGGAATACACGAGCGAATATGAAAAAATGATCCACATGGCAAGCGGGAAAAGCTAA
- a CDS encoding 2-oxoacid:acceptor oxidoreductase family protein — MAKTRLMFSGSGGQGVITAGIILAETAVLYEGLNAVQSQSYGAEARGGATRSDVIISDAPIHFPKIVQPNVLVCLTQTAYTKYLPSLRPGGLLITDSRWVHIEKTVDARRNELPLTDAVTEKIGNLVVLNICMLAAVVRLTGVVSPEAVKKVIRERVPKNFIELNESAFDLGFDLAQNLAIS, encoded by the coding sequence ATGGCAAAGACCCGACTCATGTTCTCAGGTTCCGGCGGCCAGGGGGTAATTACCGCAGGCATTATTTTGGCGGAAACCGCGGTCCTTTATGAGGGCTTAAACGCCGTGCAGAGCCAATCCTATGGGGCGGAGGCGCGCGGCGGCGCGACGCGAAGCGATGTCATCATCTCGGATGCCCCGATTCATTTTCCCAAAATCGTCCAGCCCAATGTCCTGGTCTGCCTGACCCAGACCGCATACACGAAATACCTCCCCTCGCTCCGCCCGGGCGGCCTCCTGATTACGGACAGCCGATGGGTGCATATTGAAAAAACCGTGGATGCCCGGCGAAATGAACTGCCGCTCACGGATGCAGTAACTGAAAAGATCGGCAACCTTGTGGTCTTAAATATCTGTATGCTGGCCGCCGTGGTCCGGCTGACCGGGGTGGTCTCGCCCGAGGCGGTCAAAAAAGTCATCCGGGAACGCGTGCCCAAAAACTTCATTGAATTAAACGAATCCGCATTTGACCTGGGGTTTGACCTGGCGCAAAATTTGGCGATTTCTTGA
- a CDS encoding PFL family protein produces MAFDLEEIYETASMILRQNLDIRTTTLGVNLKDCIDSDFAAFRRKVYDKICAHASGLINESALLEQKYGVPIVNKRIAVTPVSLIMETHCRPERFLEMAQTLDTAAADAGIDYIGGFGAMVQKGMTCSDRTLIEALPAVLSRTGRVCAFLNVGANVSGLNLDAVNLLGGMLKQTAERSKNAVGCAKFVVFVNAPEDNPFMAGAFHGVGEADTTLNIGVSGPGVVKSVVEKNRENDLTRLSEIIKRTVFKITRAGELIGRELAAALNINFGIVDISLASTTARGDSVAGVIEAFGIEKIGAHGSTLALALLMDAVKKGGAMASGCVGGLSGTFIPVSEDAGMIEAVIKGALGLDKLEALTSVCSVGLDMFAVPGDTPEETINGIIADELAIGVINNKTTGVRIIPAPGKQAGELLEFGGLLGAAPVMRVSPFSAGEFLKRGGRLPAPVTSIRN; encoded by the coding sequence ATGGCCTTTGATTTGGAAGAAATCTATGAAACCGCCAGCATGATCCTGCGCCAGAATTTAGATATCCGGACCACCACGCTGGGGGTTAATCTGAAAGACTGTATCGACTCGGACTTTGCCGCTTTCCGGCGGAAGGTCTATGATAAAATATGCGCGCATGCTTCCGGCTTGATAAATGAATCCGCATTGCTTGAACAAAAGTATGGCGTTCCCATCGTCAACAAGCGCATTGCCGTAACGCCTGTCAGCCTGATCATGGAAACCCATTGCCGGCCGGAGCGGTTTCTGGAAATGGCCCAAACCCTGGATACCGCTGCCGCAGACGCGGGCATCGATTATATCGGCGGATTCGGCGCCATGGTGCAAAAAGGAATGACCTGCTCGGACCGGACGCTGATTGAGGCGCTGCCGGCGGTCCTCTCCCGGACCGGCCGGGTATGTGCGTTTTTAAATGTGGGCGCGAATGTTTCCGGATTAAATCTGGATGCGGTCAATCTGCTCGGGGGGATGCTTAAACAAACCGCTGAAAGAAGCAAGAATGCCGTGGGGTGCGCCAAATTCGTCGTGTTCGTCAACGCCCCGGAGGACAACCCATTCATGGCCGGGGCCTTTCACGGCGTGGGCGAGGCGGATACGACATTAAACATCGGCGTCAGCGGCCCGGGCGTGGTCAAAAGCGTGGTGGAAAAAAACCGCGAAAATGACCTGACCCGGCTCTCTGAGATTATCAAGCGGACGGTTTTTAAAATCACCCGCGCCGGCGAATTGATCGGCCGGGAACTGGCTGCGGCCTTAAATATCAATTTCGGTATCGTTGACATCTCTCTTGCCTCCACCACGGCCCGGGGAGATTCGGTGGCGGGCGTGATCGAGGCCTTCGGCATCGAGAAAATCGGCGCCCACGGCTCCACCCTGGCATTAGCCCTATTGATGGATGCGGTCAAAAAAGGCGGTGCCATGGCGAGCGGCTGCGTGGGCGGGTTGAGCGGCACCTTTATTCCGGTAAGCGAGGATGCTGGGATGATAGAGGCTGTTATAAAGGGCGCGCTCGGCCTGGATAAACTGGAAGCCCTGACCTCCGTCTGCTCGGTGGGCCTTGACATGTTTGCGGTTCCGGGCGACACCCCGGAAGAGACAATCAACGGCATTATTGCCGATGAACTGGCCATCGGGGTGATTAACAACAAAACCACCGGCGTGCGGATTATTCCCGCCCCCGGCAAGCAGGCCGGCGAGCTTTTGGAATTCGGGGGGCTTTTGGGCGCCGCCCCGGTGATGCGGGTCAGCCCCTTTTCCGCGGGAGAGTTCTTAAAGCGCGGCGGCCGCCTGCCGGCGCCTGTGACCAGCATACGGAATTAA
- a CDS encoding response regulator transcription factor, giving the protein MPPKKKPRVLIVEDEDHVRRLLRSVMESMNCEVAGEAQNGKDAVTQYFQLKPHMLLLDINMPVKSGKKALAEIREKHPNAFVIMITSLADKDTIEDCMQLGAAGFVRKDLPIDEIKDVIRKIWRAYREAMQ; this is encoded by the coding sequence ATGCCGCCCAAAAAAAAGCCGCGCGTTCTGATTGTCGAAGACGAGGATCATGTCCGCCGTCTCCTGAGATCCGTCATGGAGTCCATGAACTGCGAAGTTGCGGGAGAGGCGCAAAACGGCAAGGACGCCGTCACCCAGTATTTTCAATTAAAGCCCCACATGCTGCTGCTTGATATCAACATGCCGGTCAAATCCGGAAAAAAAGCGCTGGCTGAAATCCGGGAGAAGCATCCCAATGCCTTTGTCATTATGATCACCTCCCTTGCGGACAAAGACACCATTGAAGACTGCATGCAGCTGGGCGCAGCCGGATTTGTACGAAAAGACCTGCCCATTGATGAGATTAAAGATGTGATCCGAAAGATCTGGCGGGCCTATCGCGAAGCCATGCAATAG